The Burkholderia ubonensis genome has a window encoding:
- a CDS encoding heavy metal response regulator transcription factor, with the protein MKVLIVEDELKVVEYLKSGLTEEGWVVDTALDGEDGAWKAVEFDYDVVVLDVMLPKLDGFGVLRALRAQKQTPVIMLTARDRVDDRVRGLRGGADDYLTKPFSFLELIERLRALTRRARVQESTLISIGDLRVDLIGRRATRDGTRLDLTAQEFQLLGVLARRSGEVLSKTTIAELVWDVNFDSNANVVETAIKRLRAKLDGPFADKLLHTIRGMGYVLEEREEREAREDGDGERRA; encoded by the coding sequence ATGAAAGTCCTGATCGTCGAAGACGAACTCAAGGTCGTCGAATACCTGAAGAGCGGCCTGACCGAGGAAGGCTGGGTGGTCGACACCGCGCTCGACGGCGAGGACGGCGCGTGGAAAGCCGTCGAATTCGACTACGACGTGGTGGTGCTCGACGTGATGCTGCCGAAGCTCGACGGCTTCGGCGTGTTGCGCGCGCTGCGCGCGCAGAAGCAGACGCCGGTGATCATGCTGACCGCGCGCGACCGCGTCGACGACCGCGTGCGCGGCCTGCGCGGCGGCGCCGACGACTACCTGACCAAGCCGTTCTCGTTCCTCGAGCTGATCGAGCGGCTGCGCGCGCTGACGCGCCGCGCGCGCGTGCAGGAATCGACGCTGATCTCGATCGGCGACCTGCGGGTCGACCTGATCGGCCGCCGCGCGACGCGCGACGGCACGCGCCTCGACCTGACCGCGCAGGAGTTCCAGTTGCTCGGCGTGCTCGCGCGCCGCAGCGGCGAGGTGCTGTCGAAGACGACCATCGCCGAGCTCGTGTGGGACGTGAACTTCGACAGCAACGCGAACGTCGTCGAGACCGCGATCAAGCGCCTGCGCGCGAAGCTCGACGGCCCGTTCGCCGACAAGCTGCTGCATACGATCCGCGGGATGGGCTACGTCCTCGAGGAGCGCGAGGAGCGCGAGGCGCGCGAGGACGGCGACGGCGAGAGGCGCGCATGA
- a CDS encoding YqaA family protein gives MSELLTYGGLFAVSLVAATLFPLQSEAVLAGLLLAGREPAWALVLVASAGNVAGSTLNWALGRGIERFRDRRWFPVKPAALARAEGWYARYGHWSLLLSWAPVIGDPLTMIAGVLREPLWSFTAIVTIAKVARYLVIAWLVTR, from the coding sequence ATGTCCGAACTCCTCACCTACGGCGGCCTGTTCGCCGTGTCGCTGGTCGCCGCAACCCTGTTCCCGCTTCAGTCCGAAGCCGTGCTCGCCGGCCTGCTGCTGGCCGGCCGCGAGCCGGCCTGGGCGCTGGTGCTCGTCGCGAGCGCCGGCAACGTCGCCGGCTCGACGCTCAACTGGGCGCTCGGCCGCGGCATCGAGCGGTTCCGCGACCGGCGCTGGTTCCCGGTGAAGCCGGCGGCGCTCGCGCGCGCCGAGGGCTGGTACGCGCGCTACGGCCACTGGTCGCTGCTGCTGAGCTGGGCCCCGGTGATCGGCGACCCGCTGACCATGATCGCCGGCGTGCTGCGCGAGCCGCTGTGGTCCTTCACGGCGATCGTCACGATCGCGAAAGTCGCGCGGTATCTGGTCATCGCATGGCTCGTGACGCGCTGA
- a CDS encoding methyl-accepting chemotaxis protein yields the protein MRLTHLGRASVGARLAALACVLVALLFTAFAWALAHFASEQLADEAHARIAEKERSIAAMIDLFDKALSEEAHRSMTLLASFLPADFALDPARTQDLGGGVMAPTLSAGGRPLDLDYTIPDQFLQKSGAIATIFARDGDDFVRITTSLKKQDGTRAVGTRLDRNSPAYAPLVAGRSYTGLAKLFGKPFITEYKPVVDAGGRVIGALFVGIDVGAELQVVENGIRALKIGDNGYYFVVDASPGATRGTLVVHPDAAGQRADDTRAPYAQMLAAGHGQLAYTSADPAAQDRGPTAKFASFSTIPQWQWLVGGVAIDDELLADMRATRNRFLLIAAALVLAFAAMFVVVVRRVVSRPLEAAARASERFAAGDLSVRIRDDGVAPRGADEIGRLVQAVDGIGDGLARIVAQVRRGSADMARGTVDIAAGSGDIAARIATQASSVEQTAASMEEITAAVQQNAEHAAQANTLVAGASDAATGGGDAVQRVVATMGEIERATRRIAEITSVIEGIAFQTNILALNAAVEAARAGEHGKGFAVVAAEVRALAQRSAAAVKEIEELSAESAATVEQGYRIAEAAHGTMRDIVARVDQVRTIIAEISSASREQSAGIEQVNLAVTQIGEATQQNATLIAQAERAAVALRDQAAELSEAVSVFKLGHAE from the coding sequence ATGAGATTGACCCACTTGGGCCGGGCGAGCGTCGGCGCGCGTCTGGCCGCGCTGGCGTGTGTACTCGTCGCACTGCTGTTCACTGCGTTCGCATGGGCGCTCGCCCACTTCGCCAGCGAGCAGCTGGCCGATGAAGCGCATGCACGCATCGCCGAGAAGGAACGCTCGATCGCCGCGATGATCGACCTGTTCGACAAGGCGCTGTCGGAAGAAGCGCATCGCTCGATGACGCTGCTCGCGAGCTTCCTGCCGGCCGATTTCGCGCTGGACCCGGCGCGCACCCAGGACCTCGGCGGCGGCGTCATGGCGCCGACGCTGTCCGCGGGCGGCAGGCCGCTCGATCTCGACTACACGATCCCCGACCAGTTCCTGCAGAAGAGCGGCGCGATCGCGACGATCTTCGCGCGCGACGGCGACGACTTCGTGCGCATCACCACGTCGCTGAAGAAGCAGGACGGCACGCGCGCGGTCGGCACGCGCCTCGACCGCAACAGCCCCGCCTACGCGCCGCTCGTCGCGGGCCGCAGCTACACGGGGCTCGCGAAGCTGTTCGGCAAGCCGTTCATCACCGAGTACAAGCCGGTCGTCGACGCCGGCGGGCGCGTGATCGGCGCGCTGTTCGTCGGGATCGACGTCGGCGCGGAGCTGCAGGTCGTCGAGAACGGCATCCGCGCGTTGAAGATCGGCGACAACGGCTATTACTTCGTCGTCGATGCGTCGCCGGGCGCGACGCGCGGCACGCTGGTCGTCCATCCCGACGCGGCTGGGCAGCGCGCCGACGACACGCGCGCACCCTACGCGCAGATGCTCGCGGCCGGCCACGGGCAGCTCGCGTACACGTCGGCCGACCCGGCCGCGCAGGACCGCGGCCCGACCGCGAAATTCGCGTCGTTCTCGACGATTCCGCAATGGCAGTGGCTGGTCGGCGGCGTCGCGATCGACGACGAGCTGCTCGCCGACATGCGCGCGACCCGCAACCGCTTCCTGCTGATCGCCGCGGCGCTCGTGCTCGCGTTCGCGGCGATGTTCGTCGTCGTGGTCCGGCGCGTCGTGAGCCGGCCGCTCGAAGCGGCCGCGCGCGCGTCGGAACGCTTCGCCGCCGGCGACCTGAGCGTGCGCATCCGCGACGACGGCGTCGCGCCGCGCGGCGCGGACGAGATCGGCCGCCTCGTGCAGGCGGTCGACGGCATCGGCGACGGCCTCGCGCGCATCGTCGCGCAGGTGCGCCGCGGCTCCGCCGACATGGCGCGCGGCACCGTCGACATCGCGGCCGGCAGCGGCGACATCGCCGCCCGCATCGCGACGCAGGCGAGCAGCGTCGAGCAGACGGCGGCGAGCATGGAGGAAATCACGGCCGCCGTGCAGCAGAACGCCGAGCATGCGGCGCAGGCGAACACGCTGGTCGCGGGCGCATCCGACGCGGCGACGGGCGGCGGCGACGCCGTGCAGCGCGTGGTCGCGACGATGGGCGAGATCGAGCGCGCGACGCGCCGGATCGCCGAGATCACGAGCGTGATCGAGGGCATCGCGTTCCAGACCAACATCCTCGCGCTGAACGCGGCTGTCGAGGCCGCGCGCGCGGGCGAGCACGGCAAGGGCTTCGCGGTGGTCGCGGCCGAAGTGCGCGCGCTCGCGCAGCGCAGCGCGGCGGCGGTCAAGGAGATCGAGGAACTGAGCGCCGAATCGGCCGCGACCGTCGAGCAAGGCTACCGGATCGCCGAGGCCGCGCACGGCACGATGCGCGACATCGTCGCGCGGGTCGACCAGGTGCGCACCATCATCGCCGAGATCAGCTCGGCGTCGCGCGAGCAGTCGGCCGGCATCGAGCAGGTGAACCTCGCCGTCACGCAGATCGGCGAGGCGACGCAGCAGAACGCGACGCTGATCGCGCAGGCCGAGCGCGCGGCCGTGGCGCTGCGCGACCAGGCCGCGGAACTGTCGGAAGCGGTCAGCGTGTTCAAGCTCGGCCACGCCGAATAG
- a CDS encoding acyl-CoA synthetase, with amino-acid sequence MTQMFEAGLERRDANYAPLTPIDFLVRSAEVYGDRVAIVHGDMRRTWGETYARAKQLASALARAGVGRGDTVAALLPNIPAMVEAHFGVPMAGAVLNTINTRLDIPSVLFMLRHGEAKVLIVDTEYAELAHRAALDIPGLKIVSVADAMPADPARFAGATDYEAFVAGGDADHAWTLPADEWDAIALNYTSGTTGDPKGVVYHHRGAYLAALSNILEWDMPKHAVYLWTLPLFHCNGWCFPWAIAARAGVNVCLRRFDAKTVFDLIRRERVTHYCGAPIVQSVIANAPAEWREGIDHTVHAMVAGAAPAPAVIAKMKEIGFDLLHVYGLTEVYGPATVCAKQAHWDGVSDEERARLNARQGVRYHLEAGATVLDPDTMAPVPADGETLGEIMFRGNICMKGYLKNPHATDEAFHGGWFHTGDLAVLSPDGYIRIKDRKKDIIISGGENISSIEVEDALYRHPAVAVAAVVAMPDPKWGEVPCAFVELREGMSATEEEIVAHCRQLLAGFKVPKAVRFGELPKTSTGKIQKFQLRSAVGSDKAIDLAGDGKK; translated from the coding sequence ATGACGCAGATGTTCGAAGCCGGCCTCGAGCGCCGCGATGCCAACTACGCACCGCTCACGCCGATCGATTTCCTGGTGCGCTCCGCCGAGGTGTACGGCGACCGCGTGGCGATCGTGCACGGCGACATGCGGCGCACCTGGGGCGAAACCTATGCGCGCGCGAAGCAGCTCGCGAGCGCGCTCGCGCGGGCCGGCGTCGGCCGCGGCGACACCGTCGCGGCGCTGCTGCCGAACATCCCGGCAATGGTCGAGGCGCACTTCGGCGTGCCGATGGCGGGCGCCGTGCTCAACACCATCAATACGCGGCTCGACATTCCGTCGGTGCTGTTCATGCTGCGCCACGGCGAAGCGAAGGTGCTGATCGTCGACACCGAGTACGCGGAGCTTGCGCACCGCGCGGCGCTGGACATTCCGGGATTGAAGATCGTCAGCGTCGCCGACGCGATGCCGGCCGACCCCGCACGCTTCGCCGGCGCGACCGACTACGAGGCGTTCGTCGCCGGCGGCGACGCCGACCATGCGTGGACGCTGCCCGCCGACGAGTGGGACGCGATCGCGCTGAACTACACGTCCGGCACGACCGGCGACCCGAAGGGCGTCGTCTATCACCATCGCGGCGCGTACCTGGCGGCGCTCAGCAACATCCTCGAATGGGACATGCCGAAGCACGCGGTCTACCTGTGGACGCTGCCGCTGTTCCACTGCAACGGCTGGTGCTTTCCGTGGGCGATCGCCGCGCGCGCGGGCGTGAACGTGTGCCTGCGCCGGTTCGACGCGAAGACCGTGTTCGACCTGATCCGCCGGGAGCGCGTCACGCATTACTGCGGCGCGCCGATCGTGCAGAGCGTGATCGCGAACGCGCCGGCCGAATGGCGCGAAGGGATCGACCATACGGTGCACGCGATGGTCGCGGGCGCGGCGCCTGCGCCGGCCGTGATCGCGAAGATGAAGGAGATCGGCTTCGACCTGCTGCACGTGTACGGGCTGACCGAGGTCTACGGCCCGGCGACGGTCTGCGCGAAGCAGGCGCACTGGGACGGTGTGTCCGACGAAGAGCGCGCGCGCCTCAACGCACGGCAGGGCGTGCGCTATCACCTGGAGGCGGGCGCGACGGTGCTCGATCCGGACACGATGGCGCCGGTGCCGGCCGACGGCGAGACGCTCGGCGAGATCATGTTCCGCGGCAACATCTGCATGAAGGGCTACCTGAAGAACCCGCACGCGACCGACGAGGCGTTCCACGGCGGCTGGTTCCATACCGGCGATCTCGCGGTGCTGTCGCCGGACGGCTACATCCGCATCAAGGACCGCAAGAAGGACATCATCATCTCGGGCGGCGAGAACATCTCGAGCATCGAGGTCGAGGACGCGCTGTACCGGCATCCGGCGGTCGCGGTCGCGGCGGTGGTCGCGATGCCCGACCCGAAGTGGGGCGAGGTGCCGTGCGCGTTCGTCGAGCTGCGCGAAGGGATGAGCGCGACCGAGGAGGAGATCGTCGCGCACTGCCGGCAACTGCTCGCGGGCTTCAAGGTGCCGAAGGCCGTGCGCTTCGGCGAGCTGCCGAAGACGTCCACCGGCAAGATCCAGAAGTTCCAGCTGCGCAGCGCGGTCGGCTCGGACAAGGCGATCGACCTGGCGGGCGACGGGAAGAAGTGA
- a CDS encoding LysE family translocator, giving the protein MSILVSMAAFALASSVTPGPVNIVALSAGARYGLGASLRYAAGATLGFVALFLLIGLGLHAALVRWPVLTTATQWSGIAFLLYMALRLALDDGRLAPDAQVAGPSAASGAAMQWLNPKAWLACVAAMGAYAADGDRALVWQFAALYLVICFASIACWSYAGASLRHRLANAARMRVFNRLMALLLAGSALFLLDA; this is encoded by the coding sequence ATGAGCATTCTGGTTTCAATGGCGGCGTTCGCACTCGCGTCGTCGGTCACCCCCGGCCCCGTCAACATCGTCGCGCTGAGTGCCGGCGCGCGCTACGGCCTCGGCGCGAGCCTGCGCTACGCGGCCGGCGCGACGCTCGGCTTCGTCGCGCTGTTCCTGCTGATCGGGCTCGGCCTGCACGCGGCGCTGGTGCGCTGGCCGGTACTGACGACGGCGACGCAATGGTCCGGCATCGCGTTCCTGCTGTACATGGCGCTGCGCCTCGCGCTCGACGACGGGCGGCTCGCGCCGGACGCGCAGGTCGCCGGTCCGTCCGCGGCCTCGGGCGCGGCGATGCAATGGCTGAATCCGAAGGCGTGGCTCGCGTGCGTCGCCGCGATGGGCGCGTACGCGGCCGACGGCGACCGGGCGCTGGTCTGGCAGTTTGCCGCGCTGTATCTGGTGATCTGTTTCGCGTCGATCGCGTGCTGGTCGTATGCGGGCGCGTCGCTGCGGCACCGGCTCGCGAATGCGGCCCGGATGCGCGTGTTCAACCGGCTGATGGCGCTGCTGCTCGCGGGCAGCGCGCTCTTTCTGCTCGACGCCTAG
- a CDS encoding Lrp/AsnC family transcriptional regulator, translating into MATRERTPKTLDNQDRKILGALQKNARLSNAELAEQIGMSTTACWNRTRQLELDGYIDGYVALVNQRMLGYADIVILEVTLDRHEDDALARFGAELAALPEVLEAYLVSGEYDYWIKVAVDGTAGYERFLREKLYKISSIRHSRSMFALRCMKDVPSIQV; encoded by the coding sequence ATGGCCACCCGCGAACGCACACCCAAAACGCTCGACAATCAGGACCGCAAGATCCTCGGCGCACTGCAGAAGAACGCGCGCCTGTCGAATGCCGAACTGGCCGAACAGATCGGGATGTCGACGACCGCGTGCTGGAACCGCACGCGGCAACTCGAACTCGACGGCTACATCGACGGCTATGTCGCACTCGTCAATCAGCGCATGCTCGGCTACGCGGACATCGTGATTCTCGAAGTGACGCTCGATCGCCACGAGGACGACGCGCTGGCCCGCTTCGGCGCGGAGCTCGCGGCGCTGCCCGAGGTGCTCGAGGCCTACCTCGTGTCGGGCGAATACGATTACTGGATCAAGGTCGCCGTGGACGGCACGGCCGGCTATGAGCGGTTCTTGCGCGAGAAGCTGTACAAGATCTCGAGCATTCGCCACAGCCGCTCGATGTTCGCGCTGCGCTGCATGAAGGACGTGCCGTCGATACAGGTGTGA
- a CDS encoding LysE family translocator codes for MSFRLYLSFVAASAVLIYAPGPVNLLTMNQALRAGWRRALPCVWGGTLAVLLQLALTALCLNSLVHIDERALIVLRWTGAAYLIWLGCKQWISRAPADAAAAAAPATGSAARDAESGRALFWRGVATSGLNPKTLLFFPSFFPQFISANAEWSLNLQFLLLAATFALLFAGGVASMALFSHRLGHALQRPARMRAMNRVTGGLLVGMGAVMAGWS; via the coding sequence ATGTCGTTCCGGCTTTATCTGTCGTTCGTCGCTGCATCGGCCGTCCTCATCTACGCTCCCGGCCCCGTCAACCTGCTCACGATGAACCAGGCGCTGCGCGCCGGCTGGCGGCGCGCGCTGCCTTGCGTATGGGGCGGCACGCTTGCCGTGCTGCTGCAACTCGCGCTGACCGCGCTCTGCCTGAATTCACTGGTGCACATCGACGAGCGCGCGCTGATCGTGCTGCGCTGGACGGGCGCCGCTTACCTGATCTGGCTCGGGTGCAAGCAATGGATCAGCCGCGCGCCGGCCGACGCCGCGGCGGCCGCGGCACCCGCGACCGGCAGCGCCGCGCGCGACGCCGAATCGGGACGCGCGCTGTTCTGGCGCGGCGTCGCGACGTCGGGCCTGAATCCGAAGACGTTGCTGTTCTTTCCGTCGTTCTTTCCGCAATTCATCAGCGCGAACGCCGAATGGAGCCTGAACCTTCAGTTCCTGCTGCTCGCGGCGACGTTCGCACTGCTGTTCGCGGGCGGCGTCGCGTCGATGGCGCTGTTCTCGCACCGGCTCGGCCACGCGTTGCAGCGGCCGGCGCGGATGCGCGCGATGAACCGCGTGACGGGCGGCCTGCTCGTCGGGATGGGCGCGGTCATGGCCGGCTGGAGCTGA
- a CDS encoding YqaA family protein has protein sequence MSELLTELVTYGGLFAVSLVAATLFPLQSEAVLAGLLLAGREPAWALVLVASAGNVAGSTLNWALGRGIERFRDRRWFPVKPAALARAEGWYARYGHWSLLLSWAPVIGDPLTMIAGVLREPLPRFLAIVTLAKVGRYLAIAWLVPH, from the coding sequence ATGTCCGAATTGCTCACCGAACTGGTGACCTACGGCGGCCTGTTCGCCGTGTCGCTGGTCGCCGCAACCCTGTTCCCGCTTCAGTCCGAAGCCGTGCTCGCCGGCCTGCTGCTGGCCGGCCGCGAGCCGGCCTGGGCGCTGGTGCTCGTCGCGAGCGCCGGCAACGTCGCCGGCTCGACGCTCAACTGGGCGCTCGGCCGCGGCATCGAGCGGTTCCGCGACCGGCGCTGGTTCCCGGTGAAGCCGGCGGCGCTCGCGCGCGCCGAGGGCTGGTACGCGCGCTACGGCCACTGGTCGCTGCTGCTGAGCTGGGCCCCGGTGATCGGCGACCCGCTGACCATGATCGCCGGCGTGCTGCGCGAGCCGCTGCCGCGCTTTCTCGCGATCGTCACGCTCGCGAAGGTCGGCCGCTATCTGGCGATCGCGTGGCTCGTGCCGCATTGA
- a CDS encoding Crp/Fnr family transcriptional regulator has protein sequence MHDDVLAPLDAPAPPEPGPLSALFGQCAWFRTLAPEHRALVLAQSRVECREAGDVIAQRLAPSEYWIGVHRGLLKLAIFNASGRGCTFSGVPSGGWFGEGSVIKREPRKYEVVAIQRSTVLFVPVDTFHALLDSSLPFTRFVIHQLNNRMGEFIASIQNSRLLDVDARVAQALAQLFNPDLYPDTGPSLAISQEELGMLVGVSRQRINQALQQLEKRGVLRLAYNQVEVVDLAGLARVGMEQI, from the coding sequence ATGCACGACGACGTTCTCGCCCCCCTCGACGCGCCCGCGCCGCCCGAACCCGGCCCGCTGTCCGCGCTGTTCGGCCAGTGCGCGTGGTTCCGCACGCTCGCGCCCGAACACCGGGCGCTCGTGCTCGCGCAGTCGCGCGTCGAATGCCGCGAAGCGGGCGACGTGATCGCGCAGCGGCTCGCGCCGTCCGAATACTGGATCGGCGTGCACCGCGGGCTGCTGAAGCTCGCGATCTTCAACGCGTCCGGGCGCGGCTGCACGTTTTCGGGCGTGCCGTCGGGCGGCTGGTTCGGCGAAGGCAGCGTGATCAAGCGCGAGCCGCGCAAGTACGAGGTGGTCGCGATCCAGCGCTCGACCGTGCTGTTCGTACCGGTCGACACGTTCCACGCGCTGCTCGACAGCAGCCTGCCGTTCACGCGCTTCGTGATTCATCAGCTGAACAACCGGATGGGCGAGTTCATCGCGTCGATCCAGAACAGCCGGCTGCTCGACGTCGACGCGCGCGTCGCGCAGGCACTCGCGCAACTGTTCAACCCGGACCTGTACCCGGACACCGGGCCGTCGCTGGCGATTTCGCAGGAGGAGCTGGGGATGCTGGTCGGCGTGTCGCGGCAGCGGATCAACCAGGCGCTGCAGCAGCTCGAGAAGCGCGGCGTGCTGCGGCTCGCGTACAACCAGGTCGAGGTCGTCGATCTGGCGGGGCTTGCGCGGGTCGGGATGGAGCAGATCTGA
- a CDS encoding heavy metal sensor histidine kinase: protein MKRSIALRLSAMFGIVSFVVFTLVGCGLFVMMERQLFAELRATLDTRTKVVEMIVSHATTPARWHITQEKLADLEPPDGSTHYRVDSANPAFRFGRAVDGTPHGAPFGAFQRYRLNGSSYDVMTKTVTVAGSGERPDLTLSVATSCERTQRMLRRYGWTLAALIAFATGVTLLLGRAVARFGLAPLERMSQEAAAIGSANRHQRLQTDALPAELRELAASFNGALERIQQAYGRLEAFNADVAHELRTPVSILIGQTQVALTSRDRSVERMRQTLQSNLEEFERLRVIVNDMLFLSRSDRGERATDLKDVSLADEVRRMLDFLEIPLDEAQLRAELHGDARASVDPSLFRRAMTNLLINAIQHSAPGALLSVTIARRDALVEVAVANPGEPIDVGQRAHMFERFYRLEEARANSKENHGLGLSIVKAVAEMHGGSVFVACAGGVNTFGFSVAIHADGRAPARGVEADGPPVLAQASRALR, encoded by the coding sequence ATGAAACGCTCGATCGCGCTGCGCCTGTCCGCGATGTTCGGCATCGTGTCGTTCGTCGTGTTCACGCTGGTCGGGTGCGGCCTGTTCGTGATGATGGAGCGGCAGCTGTTCGCCGAGCTGCGCGCGACGCTCGACACGCGCACCAAGGTGGTCGAGATGATCGTGTCGCATGCGACCACGCCGGCGCGCTGGCACATCACGCAGGAAAAGCTCGCCGATCTGGAGCCGCCGGACGGCTCGACGCATTACCGGGTCGACAGCGCGAATCCCGCGTTCCGCTTCGGGCGCGCGGTGGACGGCACGCCGCACGGCGCGCCGTTCGGCGCGTTCCAGCGCTACCGGCTCAACGGCAGCAGCTACGACGTGATGACGAAGACGGTCACGGTGGCCGGCAGCGGCGAGCGCCCCGACCTGACGCTGAGCGTCGCGACGTCGTGCGAGCGCACGCAGCGGATGCTGCGCCGCTACGGCTGGACGCTGGCCGCGCTGATCGCGTTCGCGACCGGCGTCACGCTGCTGCTCGGCCGCGCGGTCGCCCGCTTCGGGCTCGCGCCGCTCGAGCGCATGTCGCAGGAAGCGGCGGCCATCGGCTCCGCGAACCGGCACCAGCGGCTGCAGACCGACGCGCTGCCGGCCGAGCTGCGCGAGCTCGCCGCGTCGTTCAACGGCGCGCTCGAACGCATCCAGCAGGCGTACGGGCGGCTCGAGGCGTTCAACGCGGACGTCGCGCACGAGCTGCGCACGCCGGTCAGCATCCTGATCGGCCAGACCCAGGTCGCGCTGACGAGCCGCGACCGCTCGGTCGAGCGGATGCGCCAGACGCTGCAGTCGAACCTCGAGGAATTCGAGCGGCTGCGCGTGATCGTCAACGACATGCTGTTCCTGTCGCGCAGCGATCGCGGCGAACGCGCGACCGACCTGAAGGACGTGTCGCTCGCCGACGAAGTGCGGCGCATGCTCGACTTCCTCGAAATCCCGCTCGACGAGGCGCAACTGCGCGCCGAGCTGCACGGCGACGCGCGCGCGAGCGTCGACCCGTCGCTGTTCCGCCGCGCGATGACGAACCTGCTGATCAACGCGATCCAGCATTCGGCGCCTGGCGCGCTGCTGAGCGTGACGATCGCGCGGCGCGACGCGCTCGTCGAGGTGGCGGTCGCGAACCCCGGCGAGCCGATCGACGTCGGCCAGCGCGCGCACATGTTCGAGCGCTTCTACCGGCTCGAGGAAGCGCGCGCGAACAGCAAGGAGAACCACGGGCTCGGGCTGTCGATCGTCAAGGCCGTCGCGGAGATGCACGGCGGCAGCGTGTTCGTCGCGTGCGCGGGCGGCGTCAATACGTTCGGCTTCTCCGTGGCGATACATGCGGACGGCCGCGCTCCCGCGCGCGGTGTCGAGGCCGACGGGCCGCCCGTGCTGGCGCAGGCATCGCGCGCGCTGCGCTGA